The following coding sequences lie in one Pseudomonas syringae CC1557 genomic window:
- a CDS encoding FKBP-type peptidyl-prolyl cis-trans isomerase: MSRYLLTSLFFLLPLAQAAEAPPSSDSHDLAYSLGASLGERLHQEVPDLDLKALVDGLRQAYQGKPLALKQERIDQILREHDAAIAQAETTGTDAPTEAALGAERRFMDAEKAKPGVKVLADGILMTELTPGSGPKPDANGRVEVRYVGRLPDGTIFDQSTQPQWFRLDSVISGWTSALQNMPTGAKWRLVIPSDQAYGAEGAGDLIDPFTPLVFEIELVGVSQ; the protein is encoded by the coding sequence ATGTCGCGCTACCTGTTAACGTCGTTGTTCTTCTTGCTACCCCTGGCCCAGGCTGCCGAAGCGCCGCCCTCCAGTGACAGTCACGACCTGGCTTACAGCCTGGGCGCAAGCCTTGGCGAGCGTCTGCATCAGGAAGTTCCGGATCTTGATCTCAAGGCGCTGGTAGACGGTTTGAGGCAGGCCTATCAAGGCAAGCCGCTGGCCCTTAAGCAGGAGCGCATCGACCAGATTCTGCGTGAGCATGACGCGGCGATCGCGCAAGCCGAAACAACAGGTACAGACGCACCCACCGAGGCAGCCCTGGGTGCCGAGCGCCGTTTCATGGACGCTGAAAAGGCCAAACCCGGCGTCAAGGTGCTGGCTGACGGCATTCTCATGACCGAACTGACGCCGGGCAGCGGCCCCAAACCTGATGCCAATGGCCGGGTGGAAGTGCGCTATGTGGGGCGTCTGCCGGACGGCACGATCTTCGACCAGAGTACCCAGCCGCAGTGGTTCAGGCTCGACAGCGTGATCAGCGGCTGGACCAGCGCCCTGCAGAACATGCCGACGGGTGCGAAATGGCGGCTGGTGATCCCTTCGGATCAGGCTTATGGTGCCGAAGGTGCCGGTGACCTGATCGACCCGTTCACGCCGCTGGTATTCGAAATCGAGCTGGTTGGCGTTTCACAATAA
- a CDS encoding ATP-binding cassette domain-containing protein, which produces MIRLQSLTLQRGPQRLLEDAELTLHAGHKAGLIGANGAGKSSLFALLRGELTPDAGDCLLPADWRIAHMRQEVDTLERLAVDYVLDGDERLREVQSSLAEAEAAQDGAAQARLHSELDSADGYTADARARKLLAGLGFTNEQMERQVGSFSGGWRMRLNLAQALMCPSDLLLLDEPTNHLDLDAILWLEDWLKSYPGTLLLISHDRDFLDAVVDHIAHVEQRKITLYRGGYSAFERARAERLAQQQQAYEKQQVQRAHMEKYIARFKAQATKARQAQSRIKALERMEELSAAHVDSPFNFVFRESDKISSPLLDLSDARLGYGDKTVLEKVKLQLTPGARIGLLGPNGAGKSTLIKNLAGELEPQSGRLVRGENLTVGYFAQHQLDSLDAKATPLLHLQRLAPTEREQTLRDFLGGFDFRGARLDEPVLNFSGGEKARLALALIAWEKPNLLLLDEPTNHLDLEMRLALTMALQEFGGAVLVVSHDRHLLKSTTDDFLLVADGRVQEFDGDLDDYTRWLADYRLRNAPVSNTPVNADKTDKKAQRQQAAALRQQLAPHKREADKLERDLGLVNEKLAKVEEALADSGNYDAANKDKLRDLLADQARLKARESELEDAWMQALELLESMQAELEALS; this is translated from the coding sequence ATGATTCGACTTCAAAGCCTTACCTTACAGCGTGGTCCGCAACGTCTGCTAGAAGACGCCGAGCTGACCCTGCACGCCGGCCATAAAGCCGGTCTGATCGGTGCCAATGGCGCCGGTAAATCCAGCCTGTTCGCTTTGCTGCGCGGCGAGCTGACGCCTGACGCCGGTGACTGCCTCTTGCCCGCCGACTGGCGCATCGCGCACATGCGTCAGGAGGTCGATACCCTCGAACGCCTGGCCGTGGACTACGTGCTCGATGGCGACGAGCGCCTGCGGGAAGTGCAGAGCTCACTGGCCGAGGCCGAAGCCGCGCAGGACGGCGCTGCTCAGGCACGTCTGCATTCGGAGCTCGACAGCGCCGACGGTTATACCGCCGACGCCCGCGCTCGCAAGCTGCTGGCGGGTCTGGGCTTCACCAACGAGCAGATGGAGCGTCAGGTCGGCAGCTTCTCCGGTGGCTGGCGGATGCGCCTGAACCTGGCGCAGGCGCTGATGTGTCCATCAGACCTGCTGCTGCTCGATGAGCCCACCAACCACTTGGACCTGGACGCCATTCTGTGGCTTGAAGACTGGCTCAAGAGCTACCCCGGCACCTTGCTGCTGATTTCCCACGACCGGGATTTTCTCGACGCTGTGGTCGACCACATTGCCCACGTAGAACAGCGCAAGATCACCCTTTATCGCGGTGGCTACAGCGCCTTCGAACGTGCCCGCGCCGAACGTCTGGCCCAGCAGCAACAGGCCTACGAGAAGCAGCAGGTGCAACGTGCGCACATGGAAAAATACATTGCGCGCTTCAAGGCCCAGGCTACCAAGGCCCGTCAGGCACAGAGCCGCATAAAGGCGCTGGAGCGCATGGAGGAGTTGTCCGCTGCGCATGTCGACTCGCCGTTCAACTTCGTCTTCCGTGAATCCGACAAGATCTCCAGTCCTTTGCTGGACCTGTCCGATGCGCGTCTGGGCTACGGCGACAAGACCGTCCTGGAGAAGGTCAAGCTGCAACTGACTCCCGGCGCGCGCATCGGCTTGCTGGGCCCCAACGGCGCAGGCAAGTCGACACTGATCAAAAACCTCGCGGGCGAGCTTGAGCCGCAAAGCGGTCGACTGGTGCGCGGCGAAAACCTGACCGTGGGCTACTTTGCCCAGCATCAACTCGACTCACTGGACGCCAAGGCGACGCCGTTGCTGCACTTGCAACGCCTGGCACCCACCGAGCGTGAACAGACGCTGCGCGACTTTCTCGGCGGTTTCGACTTCCGGGGCGCACGCCTCGACGAGCCGGTGCTGAATTTCTCCGGCGGCGAAAAAGCACGTCTGGCGCTGGCTCTGATTGCCTGGGAGAAACCCAATCTGTTGCTGCTTGACGAACCGACCAACCACCTGGACCTGGAAATGCGCCTCGCGCTGACCATGGCCTTGCAGGAGTTCGGCGGCGCGGTACTGGTGGTGTCTCACGATCGGCATTTGCTGAAGAGCACCACCGATGACTTCCTGCTGGTGGCCGACGGCCGCGTGCAGGAGTTCGATGGCGATCTGGATGACTACACCCGGTGGCTGGCCGACTACCGGCTGCGCAACGCGCCCGTCAGCAATACCCCGGTCAACGCCGACAAGACCGACAAGAAAGCCCAGCGCCAGCAGGCAGCCGCGTTGCGTCAGCAATTGGCGCCGCACAAGCGCGAAGCCGACAAGCTGGAGCGCGATCTCGGGCTGGTCAATGAAAAACTCGCCAAGGTCGAAGAGGCCCTGGCAGACAGCGGCAATTACGATGCCGCCAACAAGGACAAGCTGCGCGATCTGCTGGCCGATCAGGCCAGGTTGAAGGCCCGTGAATCCGAGCTGGAAGACGCCTGGATGCAGGCGCTGGAGCTACTGGAGTCGATGCAGGCCGAACTGGAAGCATTATCGTGA
- a CDS encoding TIGR02444 family protein: MPSALWSFTLDFYARPGVEQACLALQANGANLCMVLCGVWLESRGVACNAQRLMQIGQLATPWHDEVVRPLRVLRNQWRDSAHQDAALDALRTRVKALELEAEQSLLLRLETLTDGWPGGEAGNTGDWLEGLAEGEAAENRDALQVLRIAADLSVDQA; encoded by the coding sequence ATGCCTTCAGCGCTCTGGAGTTTCACCCTCGATTTCTACGCCCGGCCGGGTGTGGAACAGGCTTGTCTTGCGCTACAAGCCAACGGGGCCAACTTGTGCATGGTGCTTTGCGGCGTCTGGCTGGAGTCGCGCGGCGTGGCCTGTAATGCGCAACGATTAATGCAAATCGGACAATTAGCGACGCCTTGGCACGATGAGGTGGTGCGCCCACTTCGGGTTTTACGCAATCAATGGCGTGATTCTGCCCATCAGGATGCCGCGCTGGATGCACTGCGAACCAGGGTCAAGGCGTTGGAACTGGAAGCCGAGCAGAGTCTGCTGCTGAGGCTTGAGACACTGACTGATGGCTGGCCGGGTGGCGAGGCAGGTAACACAGGCGACTGGCTTGAAGGACTTGCAGAGGGGGAAGCGGCAGAGAACCGCGATGCGCTACAAGTGTTGCGCATCGCGGCCGATCTCAGCGTTGACCAGGCTTAG
- a CDS encoding LysE family transporter, translated as MAFEMWLGFFAACWIISLSPGAGAIASMSCGLQYGFLRGYWNALGLQIALVAQIAIVAAGLGAVLAASEMAFTLIKWFGVAYLVYLGIKQWRTLPTDLADESAVRPVGKPMTLVMRGFLVNISNPKAMIFILAILPQFIDPAAPLLIQYVIIAATMVVVDLIVMAGYTGLASKVLRVLKTPRQQRRLNRTFASLFVGAAGFLATLHRSTT; from the coding sequence ATGGCGTTTGAAATGTGGCTGGGCTTTTTTGCGGCCTGCTGGATTATCAGTCTTTCCCCCGGCGCAGGCGCCATTGCCTCGATGTCCTGCGGGCTGCAATACGGCTTCTTGCGCGGCTACTGGAACGCGCTGGGGCTGCAAATCGCACTGGTGGCGCAGATCGCGATTGTCGCGGCGGGGCTGGGTGCCGTGCTGGCAGCTTCCGAGATGGCGTTCACGCTGATCAAGTGGTTCGGCGTTGCGTACCTGGTCTATCTGGGCATCAAACAATGGCGCACACTGCCCACCGACCTTGCTGATGAGTCTGCCGTGCGCCCTGTCGGTAAACCGATGACGCTGGTAATGCGCGGCTTTCTGGTCAACATCAGCAACCCCAAGGCAATGATTTTCATATTGGCGATTCTGCCGCAGTTCATTGATCCGGCTGCGCCACTGCTGATCCAGTACGTCATCATTGCGGCGACCATGGTGGTGGTCGACCTGATCGTCATGGCGGGTTACACCGGGCTGGCATCGAAGGTGCTGCGCGTGCTCAAGACACCGCGCCAGCAACGTCGCCTGAACCGCACTTTTGCCAGCCTGTTCGTGGGCGCGGCCGGCTTTCTGGCGACGTTGCATCGCAGTACGACCTGA
- a CDS encoding mechanosensitive ion channel family protein: MEMLGLPVSAYWLEPLLIGVQILLILLAGYVLQRIVGGFLTGLGDRYPLPPELLVPVRGGLRWLIMGSAFVFVLGRLGVSATVLWTALSGFVAVAAVAFFAMWSVLSNLLCAILIFTIGPFRIGDMVELVDTLDKPGVKGRVVDINLMFTTLIETPEAGGALVQVPNSQFFQKSVRRWRGSDLFPQTVVAKQPDEQD, encoded by the coding sequence ATGGAAATGTTGGGCTTGCCGGTATCCGCGTACTGGCTTGAGCCGCTGTTGATCGGTGTGCAGATCTTGCTGATCCTGCTGGCCGGTTATGTGCTGCAGCGGATCGTCGGCGGTTTTCTGACCGGTCTGGGTGATCGCTATCCACTGCCGCCAGAGCTGCTGGTGCCGGTTCGTGGTGGTTTGCGCTGGCTGATCATGGGCAGCGCGTTCGTTTTCGTGCTGGGCAGGCTCGGCGTTTCGGCAACGGTGTTGTGGACTGCATTGTCCGGCTTCGTCGCCGTCGCCGCCGTGGCGTTCTTCGCGATGTGGAGCGTGCTGTCGAACCTGCTCTGCGCCATCCTGATCTTCACCATCGGCCCATTCCGCATCGGCGACATGGTCGAGCTGGTCGACACGCTGGACAAGCCCGGAGTCAAGGGTCGGGTGGTCGACATCAACCTGATGTTCACCACCCTCATCGAAACCCCGGAAGCGGGCGGCGCACTGGTTCAGGTGCCTAACAGCCAGTTTTTCCAGAAGTCGGTGCGTCGCTGGCGCGGCAGCGATCTGTTTCCACAGACGGTGGTCGCTAAGCAGCCCGATGAGCAGGACTAG
- a CDS encoding AlgP family protein, protein MSAKKKPVNTPLHLLQQLSGSLLEHLEDACSQALADAEKLLAKLEKQRGKAQEKLHNARIKLQDAATAGKSKAQNKAKGAVSELEELLDALKERQTETRTYILHLKRDAQESLKLAQGIGRVKEAVGKVLTARNAKPAAPKVAAKAPAAKAPVKAAAKPVAKTAAKPAASAKTASATAVTKAPAATRTPAKPAAKPAAKPVTRSTAAAKPTAAKTAAAKPVAAKSTAAKPAAKPAASKAPAAAKTTASSAAKPTAKPAVKAPAKAPVKAVAKPAAKSAAKPAAKPAAAKSATPAPAAAKATPAAAAPAAAPATPSNSVTPTSAS, encoded by the coding sequence ATGTCGGCCAAAAAGAAGCCAGTAAATACTCCGTTGCATTTGCTCCAACAATTATCGGGCAGCTTGCTTGAACATCTGGAAGACGCCTGCTCCCAAGCTTTGGCTGATGCCGAGAAACTGCTCGCCAAGCTTGAGAAACAACGCGGCAAGGCGCAGGAAAAACTGCACAACGCCCGTATCAAATTGCAGGATGCTGCCACCGCAGGCAAATCCAAGGCCCAGAACAAGGCCAAAGGCGCTGTGTCCGAGCTGGAAGAATTGCTGGATGCGCTCAAGGAGCGTCAGACAGAGACCCGCACTTACATCCTGCACCTCAAGCGCGATGCTCAAGAGAGCCTGAAACTGGCTCAGGGTATTGGCCGAGTGAAAGAGGCGGTCGGTAAAGTTCTGACCGCTCGTAATGCCAAACCTGCTGCACCGAAGGTCGCTGCCAAGGCACCTGCTGCAAAAGCGCCAGTGAAAGCTGCCGCCAAGCCCGTCGCCAAAACGGCTGCCAAGCCTGCTGCCAGCGCTAAAACGGCGTCCGCCACTGCCGTAACCAAGGCACCGGCTGCAACCAGAACGCCTGCAAAACCAGCCGCTAAACCAGCTGCCAAGCCAGTTACCCGGTCGACTGCCGCTGCCAAGCCAACCGCTGCGAAAACAGCGGCTGCCAAGCCAGTTGCAGCCAAATCGACTGCCGCCAAACCGGCGGCCAAACCTGCCGCGAGCAAAGCACCTGCGGCTGCCAAAACCACTGCAAGCAGTGCTGCAAAACCCACAGCCAAGCCAGCAGTAAAGGCCCCAGCCAAAGCGCCGGTGAAAGCAGTGGCCAAGCCTGCCGCTAAATCGGCCGCGAAGCCCGCTGCAAAACCGGCTGCTGCCAAGTCGGCGACGCCAGCGCCTGCTGCTGCCAAAGCTACACCGGCAGCCGCCGCACCAGCCGCTGCACCGGCAACACCGAGCAACAGCGTAACGCCAACCAGCGCTTCCTAA